A genomic region of Mitsuaria sp. 7 contains the following coding sequences:
- a CDS encoding DUF6445 family protein, with amino-acid sequence MSPETFAIRMPPDIRSVRVGEHPVVVIDDFMAHPQALVDAACQARFERCPGADERKGYPGLRAPVPAAYTERLTELLDPLIRLNFGVPEELPLRKSPCAFSLTTVAPEDLGPLQRVPHFDASTPHFMAVMLYLCDERHGGTAFYRHKASGLQQITADQRERYGDLIYAEMERNPAPPRYFSDSDDCFELLGMLPARFNRLVAYRGSLLHSAIVNPAPALSSDPRRGRLTITTFYDF; translated from the coding sequence ATGAGCCCGGAGACCTTCGCCATCCGCATGCCGCCCGACATCCGCTCGGTGCGGGTCGGCGAGCACCCGGTCGTCGTCATCGACGATTTCATGGCGCATCCGCAGGCCCTGGTCGACGCGGCCTGCCAAGCCCGCTTCGAGCGCTGCCCGGGCGCCGACGAGCGCAAAGGCTATCCCGGGCTGCGAGCGCCGGTGCCTGCGGCCTATACCGAACGCCTGACCGAGCTGCTTGACCCGCTGATCCGGCTGAACTTCGGCGTTCCCGAGGAATTGCCGCTGCGCAAGTCGCCGTGCGCCTTCTCGCTGACGACGGTGGCCCCCGAGGACCTGGGGCCCCTGCAGCGGGTGCCGCATTTCGATGCCAGCACGCCGCACTTCATGGCCGTGATGCTCTACCTCTGCGACGAGCGCCATGGCGGCACCGCCTTCTACCGCCACAAGGCCAGCGGCCTGCAGCAGATCACCGCCGATCAGCGCGAACGCTACGGCGACCTGATCTATGCGGAGATGGAGCGCAACCCGGCACCGCCGCGCTATTTCAGCGACTCGGACGACTGCTTCGAGCTGCTGGGCATGCTGCCGGCGCGATTCAACCGCCTGGTTGCCTACCGGGGCAGCCTGCTGCATTCGGCCATCGTCAACCCCGCGCCGGCGCTCAGCAGCGACCCGCGCCGGGGGCGGCTGACCATCACCACCTTCTACGACTTCTAG
- a CDS encoding acyltransferase family protein produces MNAPSKRIASVDALRGLAVAAMLLVNNPGDWGYVYAPLEHAAWNGWTPTDLVFPFFLFIVGVSLSLAMGARIEAGGGDALRGTVIRRGLRILVLGLVLHALAWWLMGKPALRIPGVLQRIGLCFAFTGLIAIQWRATGQRLWIAALLLGYGALLLWGGPLDKAGNIASRIDAWLLGPHGYEWDPVTGLGHDPEGIVATLGALATTLLGWRCGEALRTGALKQLATIGLTAAAAGFALDAIGLMPINKNLWTPSFVLFTGGLAALALLGAHGLIDRLGWPPLFRSFGVNAIAAYAGAWCCTVALVGFGWMDPLYTHGFGWLEPLVGPYGRSLAFALVFVAVWWAIVRELDRRRWYWKI; encoded by the coding sequence ATGAACGCTCCTTCGAAACGCATCGCGTCCGTCGACGCGCTGCGCGGTCTGGCCGTGGCCGCAATGCTGCTGGTCAACAACCCCGGCGACTGGGGCTACGTCTACGCGCCGTTGGAGCACGCGGCCTGGAACGGCTGGACGCCGACCGACCTCGTCTTCCCGTTCTTCCTGTTCATCGTGGGCGTGTCGCTGTCGCTCGCGATGGGCGCACGGATCGAGGCGGGCGGCGGCGATGCGCTGCGCGGCACCGTGATCAGGCGCGGGCTGCGCATCCTGGTGCTCGGACTGGTGCTGCACGCGCTGGCGTGGTGGCTGATGGGCAAGCCGGCCTTGCGCATTCCCGGCGTGCTGCAGCGCATCGGTCTGTGCTTCGCCTTCACCGGGTTGATCGCCATCCAGTGGCGGGCGACGGGTCAGCGTCTGTGGATCGCTGCGCTGCTGCTCGGCTACGGCGCGTTGCTGCTGTGGGGCGGTCCGCTCGACAAGGCCGGCAACATCGCCAGCCGCATCGACGCCTGGCTGCTGGGGCCTCATGGCTACGAGTGGGATCCGGTCACCGGCCTCGGCCACGATCCTGAAGGCATCGTCGCCACGCTGGGTGCGCTCGCGACGACGCTGCTCGGCTGGCGCTGCGGTGAGGCGCTGCGCACCGGCGCGCTGAAGCAGCTCGCGACCATCGGCCTCACGGCTGCGGCAGCGGGTTTCGCGCTCGATGCGATCGGCCTGATGCCGATCAACAAGAACCTGTGGACGCCGTCGTTCGTCCTGTTCACCGGCGGTCTCGCCGCGCTGGCGTTGCTGGGCGCGCACGGACTGATCGATCGCCTCGGCTGGCCGCCGCTGTTCCGAAGCTTCGGTGTCAACGCGATCGCCGCCTACGCCGGCGCATGGTGCTGCACCGTCGCGCTCGTCGGCTTCGGCTGGATGGATCCGCTCTATACGCACGGCTTCGGCTGGCTGGAGCCGCTCGTCGGACCGTACGGGCGCTCGCTGGCGTTCGCGCTGGTGTTCGTCGCCGTCTGGTGGGCGATCGTGCGTGAGCTCGACCGGCGCCGCTGGTACTGGAAGATCTGA
- a CDS encoding glycoside hydrolase family 16 protein: MKCSVLAAALLTVASAQAASPQFFFDDFSYADTAAMFRQGWTARSAAGHPGLPGARWAPEALSLVDGKLRLRGTTDGTGAGTTQVQVCHQRKYLAGTYAARVRFSDQPVSGADGDPVIQTFYAVSPLKHDFDPEFSELDWEYLPNGGWGSEKTRIYGITWQTVRLDPWLAFNQQHEEFGALGERGKDWHTLVMQVANGRTHWFIDGRKIDEHGGRNYPVVPMSINVNLWFSPEGPLPQGPAGGPPRVYEEDVDWVFHAKDTVLSPAAVEAQVKRWRAGGVARLDQVPAAEPALESRCDF; the protein is encoded by the coding sequence ATGAAGTGCTCAGTCCTCGCCGCTGCGCTCCTGACCGTCGCGAGTGCTCAAGCCGCCAGTCCTCAGTTCTTCTTCGACGACTTCAGCTACGCCGACACCGCGGCGATGTTCAGGCAAGGCTGGACGGCGCGCAGCGCGGCCGGTCATCCGGGGCTGCCTGGCGCACGCTGGGCGCCGGAAGCGTTGAGCCTCGTCGACGGCAAGCTGCGTCTGCGCGGAACCACGGACGGCACTGGCGCCGGTACGACGCAGGTGCAGGTGTGTCACCAGCGCAAGTACCTGGCAGGCACCTACGCCGCGCGCGTGCGCTTCAGCGACCAGCCGGTGAGCGGCGCCGACGGCGATCCGGTGATCCAGACCTTCTACGCGGTGAGCCCGCTGAAGCACGACTTCGATCCCGAGTTCAGCGAGCTCGACTGGGAGTACCTGCCCAACGGCGGCTGGGGCAGCGAGAAGACGCGGATCTATGGCATCACCTGGCAGACGGTGCGGCTGGACCCTTGGCTCGCCTTCAACCAGCAGCACGAGGAATTCGGCGCGCTGGGTGAGCGGGGCAAGGACTGGCACACGCTGGTGATGCAGGTCGCGAACGGCCGCACGCACTGGTTCATCGACGGCCGGAAGATCGACGAGCACGGCGGCCGGAACTATCCGGTGGTGCCGATGTCGATCAACGTCAACCTGTGGTTCTCGCCGGAGGGGCCGCTGCCGCAGGGGCCCGCCGGCGGTCCGCCGCGGGTGTACGAAGAGGACGTCGACTGGGTCTTCCATGCAAAGGACACGGTGCTGAGTCCGGCCGCGGTGGAGGCGCAGGTGAAGCGCTGGCGTGCCGGCGGCGTCGCGCGCCTCGACCAGGTGCCGGCTGCCGAGCCGGCGCTTGAGAGCCGCTGCGACTTCTGA
- a CDS encoding MFS transporter produces the protein MSSLKTSPAAEARDNRSPMSWVTSLYFMQGMQFFAINVMLTYTFKDMGVPNEQITRWTAVLGLAWAFKPVWSPFLELLSSKKIIVVAMQFSGAALLALAAAVLHTPWWFAGVLCVLFVMSFTSATHDIACDGLYMSSLDHERQARYAGWQGAFFNGGRFFIIGGVLTVADVLQKPMGVFNAWSAIFIGLAAVAAVLAGYNTRALPGRMSTEHSDLSAAAIWETTREIIVEFFRKPGIWVAVLFIVLFRFAEGQVQTVGQLFLVDARSTGGLGLTKGDVAGIYGWVGTGAFLVGSVLGGYFTAWLSLRRAMPVLLLAMCVPNATFYYLSVTQPQDMWHIGGAVLLEMFGYGFGFVGMILYIMQAVAPGRFQTAHYALGSGVMQLGFIFSRSISGDIQVKVGYEHFFLWTLFCGLPVLLMLPFIRIPGKGAKPAEVAATPIESAT, from the coding sequence ATGAGCTCCCTGAAGACTTCCCCCGCCGCAGAAGCGCGGGACAACCGCAGCCCGATGAGCTGGGTGACCAGCCTGTACTTCATGCAGGGCATGCAGTTCTTCGCCATCAACGTGATGCTGACCTACACGTTCAAGGACATGGGGGTCCCGAACGAGCAGATCACCCGCTGGACCGCCGTGCTGGGTCTCGCATGGGCCTTCAAGCCTGTGTGGAGTCCCTTCCTGGAACTGCTCTCCAGCAAGAAGATCATCGTCGTCGCGATGCAGTTCAGCGGTGCGGCGTTGCTGGCGCTCGCCGCGGCGGTGCTGCACACGCCCTGGTGGTTCGCGGGCGTGCTGTGCGTCCTGTTCGTCATGTCCTTCACGTCGGCGACGCATGACATCGCGTGCGACGGCCTGTACATGAGTTCGCTCGATCATGAGCGGCAGGCGCGTTATGCGGGTTGGCAGGGCGCGTTCTTCAACGGCGGGCGATTCTTCATCATCGGCGGCGTGCTCACCGTTGCCGACGTGCTGCAGAAGCCCATGGGCGTGTTCAACGCCTGGTCGGCGATCTTCATCGGCTTGGCGGCGGTGGCGGCAGTGCTCGCCGGATACAACACGCGCGCGCTTCCTGGTCGGATGAGCACGGAGCACAGCGACCTGAGTGCCGCGGCGATCTGGGAGACGACCCGCGAAATCATCGTGGAGTTCTTCCGAAAGCCGGGCATCTGGGTGGCCGTGCTGTTCATCGTGCTGTTCCGTTTCGCCGAGGGGCAGGTCCAGACGGTGGGACAGCTGTTCCTGGTCGATGCGCGATCGACCGGCGGGCTGGGTCTGACCAAGGGTGACGTCGCAGGCATTTACGGCTGGGTCGGTACGGGTGCGTTCCTCGTCGGCAGCGTGCTGGGCGGTTACTTCACCGCATGGCTGAGCCTGCGTCGAGCCATGCCGGTGCTGCTTCTGGCGATGTGCGTGCCCAACGCGACGTTCTACTATCTCAGCGTGACCCAGCCACAGGACATGTGGCACATCGGCGGCGCGGTATTGCTGGAGATGTTCGGCTACGGCTTCGGTTTCGTCGGGATGATCCTGTACATCATGCAGGCGGTTGCTCCGGGGCGATTCCAGACGGCCCACTACGCCCTGGGTTCTGGCGTGATGCAGCTGGGCTTTATCTTCTCGCGCAGCATCAGCGGGGATATCCAGGTGAAGGTGGGCTACGAGCACTTCTTCCTGTGGACCTTGTTCTGCGGACTGCCCGTCCTGCTCATGCTGCCCTTCATCCGGATTCCCGGGAAGGGCGCCAAGCCTGCGGAGGTGGCCGCCACTCCGATCGAGAGCGCGACATGA
- the nagZ gene encoding beta-N-acetylhexosaminidase: MSETAFHPGRLVMVDIQGKTLDATTAAFLRDNRIRAVCLFRKNLGTEAEVRKLTQDLRDAMGADALIGLDQEGGSVVRATFLPQPPSAMALGAAGDEGLAEQVGAAVARGLRGIGINWNFAPVTDINNNPANPVIAERSFGETAGTVTRLAGAWMKGSMAAGVACCIKHFPGHGDTHVDSHLDLPTVEKSRAELDALELKPFQALRDVAPSIMTAHIVYPKIDPQYPATLSKTILGGILRDEYGYDGVVITDALMMKAIAERYGYAKAAVLAINAGADMILAQGSLDEQAQAIHALQDALSRGGLSVERGRQAEARLDKLARDFPIRFDDYQGAQREADDVLMRRAWAAGLSALRGATPPAVDRPIRVLVQDEVPTDGVSEAGPTGAQVRALFEGYGDVEFVSLGDIAALDWSEVPKDDRFTIVASTHRARYGANAAAWQPDLHLVLWNPFQALDVSAPTVISWGYADGALGALGAWLQGRGEAGGQSPVTLD; encoded by the coding sequence ATGAGCGAGACAGCATTCCATCCGGGCCGGCTGGTGATGGTGGACATCCAGGGCAAGACGCTGGATGCGACGACCGCAGCCTTCCTGCGCGACAACAGGATCCGCGCGGTGTGCCTGTTCCGCAAGAACCTCGGCACCGAGGCGGAGGTCCGCAAGCTCACGCAGGACCTGCGCGACGCAATGGGCGCGGATGCGCTGATCGGGCTCGACCAGGAGGGCGGTTCCGTGGTGCGGGCGACCTTCCTGCCGCAGCCGCCATCGGCGATGGCGCTGGGCGCAGCGGGTGACGAAGGGCTGGCCGAGCAGGTCGGCGCCGCGGTGGCGCGCGGGTTGCGCGGCATCGGCATCAACTGGAACTTCGCGCCGGTCACCGACATCAACAACAACCCGGCCAACCCGGTGATCGCCGAGCGCAGCTTCGGCGAGACCGCGGGCACGGTCACGCGCCTGGCCGGCGCGTGGATGAAGGGCTCGATGGCGGCGGGCGTCGCGTGCTGCATCAAGCACTTCCCGGGGCACGGCGACACGCACGTCGACTCGCACCTGGACCTGCCGACGGTCGAGAAGTCCCGCGCCGAACTGGATGCGCTCGAGCTCAAGCCCTTCCAGGCGCTGCGCGACGTGGCGCCGTCGATCATGACGGCGCACATCGTCTATCCGAAGATCGATCCGCAATATCCGGCGACGCTGTCGAAGACGATCCTGGGCGGCATCCTGCGCGACGAGTACGGTTACGACGGCGTCGTCATCACCGACGCGCTGATGATGAAGGCCATCGCCGAGCGCTACGGCTACGCGAAGGCGGCGGTGCTGGCGATCAACGCGGGCGCCGACATGATCCTCGCGCAGGGCTCGCTGGACGAGCAGGCGCAGGCGATCCATGCGCTGCAGGATGCGCTTTCGCGCGGCGGCTTGAGCGTCGAGCGCGGTCGCCAGGCCGAAGCGCGGCTGGACAAGCTGGCGCGCGATTTCCCCATCCGTTTCGATGATTACCAGGGCGCGCAGCGCGAGGCCGACGACGTGCTGATGCGCCGCGCCTGGGCCGCGGGCCTGAGCGCGCTGCGCGGTGCGACGCCGCCGGCGGTCGACCGGCCGATCCGCGTGCTGGTGCAGGACGAGGTGCCGACCGACGGCGTGTCCGAGGCGGGCCCGACCGGTGCCCAGGTGCGGGCGCTCTTCGAGGGCTACGGCGACGTCGAGTTCGTGTCGCTCGGCGACATCGCGGCGCTCGACTGGTCGGAAGTGCCGAAGGATGATCGCTTCACGATCGTGGCCTCGACGCACCGCGCGCGTTACGGCGCCAACGCCGCCGCGTGGCAACCGGACCTGCATCTGGTGCTGTGGAATCCGTTCCAGGCGCTGGATGTCTCGGCACCGACGGTGATCAGCTGGGGCTACGCCGACGGCGCGCTGGGCGCGCTCGGCGCCTGGCTGCAAGGCCGCGGCGAGGCCGGCGGCCAGTCGCCGGTCACGCTGGATTGA
- a CDS encoding SIS domain-containing protein, which yields MLDEALSAPQVVARQLAADQNAYASLGEALREQPPTSLLTIARGSSDHASHYLAYLLMARLGRLVTSLPMSLITLYQSKIESQGLVSFAFSQSGQSPDLVSPTQYFRANGARTVAFVNADGSPLEAAAEHVFRLHAGVEQSVAATKSYIAQLVAGARVVAAWQGDEDLSAALQTLPQAMEQAAKQRWDVAVDVLKGADKLFVIGRGTSLPIALEAALKFKETCGIQAEAFSGAEVKHGPMALVEEGYPLLVFAPRGPAQAGLLALAEEMRGRGARVLLAAPEGTPGAELPLTCTGNEDLDPIAAVQSFYPMVEALAQARGLNPDQPRHLAKVTKTH from the coding sequence ATGCTGGATGAGGCGCTGAGCGCGCCGCAGGTGGTGGCCCGCCAACTGGCCGCCGATCAGAACGCCTACGCCTCGCTGGGCGAGGCGCTGCGCGAGCAGCCGCCGACCTCGCTGCTGACGATCGCGCGCGGCAGCTCGGACCATGCGTCCCACTACCTCGCCTATCTGCTGATGGCGCGACTGGGCCGGCTGGTGACCTCGCTGCCGATGTCGCTGATCACGCTCTACCAGAGCAAGATCGAGAGCCAGGGCCTGGTGTCCTTCGCGTTCTCGCAATCGGGCCAGAGTCCGGACCTGGTCTCCCCGACGCAGTACTTCCGCGCCAACGGCGCGCGCACGGTCGCGTTCGTGAACGCCGACGGCTCGCCGCTGGAGGCCGCCGCCGAACACGTGTTCCGCCTGCATGCCGGCGTGGAGCAGAGCGTGGCCGCGACCAAGAGCTACATCGCGCAGCTGGTGGCGGGTGCGCGCGTCGTTGCCGCGTGGCAGGGCGACGAGGATCTGTCGGCCGCGCTGCAGACCCTGCCGCAGGCGATGGAGCAGGCCGCGAAGCAGCGCTGGGACGTGGCGGTGGACGTGCTCAAGGGCGCGGACAAGCTGTTCGTCATCGGCCGCGGCACCTCGCTGCCGATCGCGCTGGAAGCGGCGCTGAAGTTCAAGGAGACCTGCGGCATCCAGGCCGAGGCCTTCTCCGGCGCCGAAGTGAAGCACGGCCCGATGGCGCTGGTGGAGGAGGGCTATCCGCTGCTGGTCTTCGCGCCGCGCGGTCCGGCGCAGGCGGGTCTGCTGGCGCTGGCCGAGGAGATGCGCGGGCGTGGCGCGCGCGTGCTGCTGGCGGCGCCCGAAGGCACGCCGGGCGCCGAGCTGCCGCTGACCTGCACCGGCAACGAGGACCTGGATCCGATCGCGGCGGTGCAGAGCTTCTATCCGATGGTCGAGGCGCTGGCACAGGCGCGGGGCCTGAACCCTGACCAGCCGCGGCATCTGGCCAAGGTCACCAAGACGCATTGA
- the nagA gene encoding N-acetylglucosamine-6-phosphate deacetylase, with the protein MTTQHIDGFILTPSGFIRGVLEHDKGRVVRIDGTPAPEYDVRHGAQDLPIVLPGFIDTHVHGGAGRDTMEGGDAAAQLAKLHAKHGTTSLLATTMTAPLDEIRQAMRGLAELCVVRPEGGARVLGVHLEGPYINPGKLGAQPDFAKAASIAEIRELHAIAPIRLITLAPELPGHLDLVTQLRVAGFQVQIGHSLGTYEDGVAALGRGAGGFTHLFNAMTGLHHREPGMVGAALAHAQYAEIIPDLLHVHPGAIRVALRSIPHLFCVTDSTAAAGMPDGEYSLGRHRVTKCLGGVRLPDGTLAGSTLTMDQALRNLVLKLGLPIEDASKRVSTNAADYLGLDDRGRLAPGAWADFVVMDRGLQLQCVVVEGEAIDLANAG; encoded by the coding sequence ATGACGACCCAGCACATCGACGGATTCATATTGACACCCAGCGGGTTCATCCGCGGTGTGCTGGAACATGACAAGGGACGCGTCGTCCGCATCGACGGGACGCCCGCGCCGGAGTACGACGTGCGCCACGGCGCGCAGGACCTGCCCATCGTCCTCCCGGGCTTCATCGATACCCACGTCCACGGCGGCGCCGGCCGCGACACGATGGAAGGCGGCGACGCCGCCGCGCAGCTCGCGAAGCTGCATGCGAAACACGGCACGACGTCGCTGCTCGCGACGACGATGACCGCACCGCTGGACGAAATCCGGCAGGCGATGCGCGGGCTGGCCGAGCTCTGCGTCGTGCGTCCTGAAGGCGGTGCGCGCGTGCTGGGCGTGCACCTCGAAGGGCCGTACATCAATCCCGGCAAGCTCGGCGCGCAGCCGGACTTCGCCAAGGCCGCGTCGATCGCCGAGATCCGCGAGCTGCACGCGATCGCGCCGATCCGACTGATCACGCTGGCGCCGGAGTTGCCCGGCCACCTCGACCTGGTCACGCAGTTGCGCGTCGCCGGATTCCAGGTGCAGATCGGCCACTCGCTGGGCACCTACGAGGACGGCGTGGCCGCGCTCGGTCGCGGCGCCGGCGGCTTCACGCATCTGTTCAACGCGATGACGGGCCTGCACCACCGCGAGCCCGGCATGGTCGGCGCCGCGCTGGCGCATGCGCAGTACGCCGAGATCATCCCGGACCTGCTGCACGTGCACCCCGGCGCGATCCGCGTCGCGCTGCGCAGCATCCCGCATCTGTTCTGCGTCACCGATTCGACGGCCGCGGCCGGCATGCCCGACGGCGAGTACAGCCTCGGCCGCCACCGCGTCACCAAGTGCCTGGGCGGCGTGCGCCTGCCCGACGGCACGCTGGCCGGATCGACGCTGACGATGGACCAGGCGCTGCGCAACCTGGTGTTGAAACTCGGCCTGCCGATCGAGGACGCGTCCAAGCGTGTCTCGACGAACGCGGCCGACTATTTGGGTCTGGACGATCGGGGCCGGCTGGCTCCGGGCGCCTGGGCGGATTTCGTTGTGATGGACCGTGGCTTGCAGTTGCAGTGCGTGGTCGTTGAAGGAGAAGCAATTGACCTCGCGAATGCTGGATGA
- a CDS encoding GntR family transcriptional regulator yields MSTKLPFQFKPDPAAASPLYMQLAHKLAQAIREGQYQADEALPSERVLSESLDLSRVTARKAIDRLVEQGLIVRKRGSGNYIAPKLEQPLSRLTSFSEELHQRGFKPSSRWLTRGFAMAAPDEQLSLGLTTGQRVARLERLRLADAVVMAYELSILPEAVLPDPQKVESSLYEHLARHGGAPVRALQHIRAINADSRLAGLLQVPVGQAVLFITRVGYLDQGQAVELTHSYCRSDYYDFVAEMRRDG; encoded by the coding sequence ATGAGCACCAAGCTGCCCTTCCAGTTCAAGCCCGATCCCGCCGCCGCCTCGCCGCTGTACATGCAGCTGGCCCACAAGCTGGCGCAGGCGATCCGCGAAGGCCAGTACCAGGCCGACGAAGCCCTGCCGTCGGAACGCGTGCTCTCGGAGTCCCTCGACCTCTCGCGCGTCACCGCGCGCAAGGCGATCGACCGCCTCGTCGAGCAGGGCCTCATCGTGCGCAAGCGCGGCTCGGGCAACTACATCGCCCCGAAGCTCGAACAGCCGCTGTCGCGCCTGACCAGCTTCTCGGAAGAACTCCATCAACGCGGCTTCAAGCCCAGCAGCCGCTGGCTGACGCGCGGCTTCGCCATGGCGGCGCCGGACGAGCAGCTTTCGCTCGGCCTGACGACCGGTCAACGCGTCGCGCGCCTGGAACGCCTGCGCCTGGCGGACGCCGTGGTCATGGCCTATGAACTCTCGATCCTGCCCGAGGCCGTGCTGCCCGATCCGCAGAAGGTCGAGTCCTCGTTGTACGAGCACCTGGCCCGCCACGGCGGCGCGCCGGTGCGCGCGCTGCAGCACATCCGCGCCATCAATGCGGACTCGCGTCTGGCCGGCCTGCTGCAGGTGCCGGTCGGACAGGCGGTGCTGTTCATCACCCGCGTGGGCTACCTCGACCAGGGTCAGGCCGTGGAGCTCACCCATTCCTACTGCCGCAGCGACTACTACGACTTCGTCGCGGAGATGAGGCGAGACGGATGA
- a CDS encoding BadF/BadG/BcrA/BcrD ATPase family protein produces MTSHPLADAWSAPLQPRFAGVRFLVGVDGGGTGTRVRLSDVDGQLLGQGWAGPSALGQGIAQAWRHIQMAVQEAAAKANIDRLPLGETAIGLGLSGAGVAAQAQAFIAQQPGYAHIELVNDGTTTVIGAHAGRPGGVVAAGTGTVGEALRSDGSMVCVSGWGWIGGDEGSGAWLGIQAMRLAQKAMDGRIDAGPLARAVWAAAGCQNHEDRDAINAWVAQAGQHAYAQLAPLVFEQSEADPAAAALVAQAVAELEQLALALDPTRQLPLSLAGSVAQRLAALFSGNIRARCVSPQGDSADGALRLVRGALSDPR; encoded by the coding sequence ATGACAAGCCACCCCCTGGCGGACGCCTGGTCCGCTCCTCTGCAACCCCGCTTCGCGGGCGTCCGCTTCCTGGTGGGAGTGGATGGCGGCGGCACCGGCACGCGGGTCCGGCTCAGCGATGTCGATGGACAGCTGCTCGGACAGGGATGGGCGGGACCGTCGGCGCTGGGGCAGGGCATCGCCCAGGCCTGGCGCCACATCCAGATGGCCGTGCAGGAAGCCGCGGCCAAGGCGAACATCGATCGACTGCCGCTGGGTGAGACGGCCATCGGCCTCGGTCTCTCGGGCGCTGGTGTGGCGGCGCAGGCGCAGGCCTTCATTGCCCAACAGCCCGGCTACGCCCACATCGAGCTCGTGAACGACGGCACCACCACCGTGATCGGCGCGCATGCGGGCCGGCCCGGCGGCGTGGTGGCCGCCGGCACCGGCACGGTGGGCGAGGCGCTGCGCTCGGACGGCTCGATGGTCTGCGTCAGCGGCTGGGGCTGGATAGGCGGCGATGAAGGCAGCGGCGCGTGGCTCGGCATCCAGGCGATGCGCCTTGCGCAGAAGGCCATGGACGGCCGCATCGACGCCGGACCGCTGGCTCGCGCCGTGTGGGCGGCCGCCGGTTGCCAGAACCATGAGGACCGCGATGCGATCAACGCTTGGGTCGCCCAGGCCGGTCAGCACGCGTATGCGCAATTGGCGCCGCTGGTGTTCGAGCAGTCGGAGGCCGATCCGGCCGCCGCCGCGCTTGTCGCGCAGGCGGTCGCGGAACTGGAGCAGCTCGCGCTCGCACTCGATCCGACGCGGCAGTTGCCGCTGTCGCTCGCGGGCAGCGTGGCGCAACGGCTCGCCGCGCTTTTCTCAGGCAACATTCGGGCCCGTTGCGTGTCGCCCCAAGGCGACTCGGCCGACGGTGCGCTGCGGCTGGTCCGCGGCGCTCTCTCCGACCCCCGTTGA
- a CDS encoding uracil-DNA glycosylase — MTATLKSLDWSAGDGWQPLIDAWRASADGQRIEALLKTRLAEGAVIYPPDPLRALRLTPLTKVKVVIVGQDPYHGPGQAEGLSFSVPVGEKLPPSLRNIFKELQRDLGQQPAMSGHLGQWARRGVLLLNTSLTVEDGAAASHAKKGWESLTDALIAATAQDPTPKVYLLWGAHAQAKAPLIEAAGHRHLVLQANHPSPLSATRGPVPFIGCGHFSAASSWLKGQGVELGWSLD, encoded by the coding sequence ATGACTGCCACGCTCAAGTCCCTCGACTGGTCGGCCGGTGATGGCTGGCAGCCCCTCATCGACGCCTGGCGCGCGAGCGCCGACGGCCAGCGCATCGAGGCGCTGCTGAAGACGCGCCTCGCCGAAGGCGCGGTGATCTATCCGCCCGATCCGCTGCGCGCGTTGCGTCTCACGCCGCTGACGAAGGTCAAGGTCGTCATCGTCGGCCAGGACCCGTACCACGGGCCGGGGCAGGCGGAGGGACTCTCGTTCTCCGTGCCGGTGGGCGAAAAGCTCCCGCCTTCGCTGCGCAACATCTTCAAGGAACTGCAGCGCGACCTGGGGCAGCAGCCGGCGATGTCGGGGCACCTCGGTCAATGGGCGCGGCGCGGCGTGCTGCTGCTCAACACCAGCCTGACCGTCGAGGACGGCGCCGCCGCCTCGCATGCGAAGAAGGGCTGGGAGTCGCTCACCGACGCGCTGATCGCGGCTACGGCGCAAGACCCGACCCCCAAGGTCTATCTGCTGTGGGGCGCCCATGCGCAGGCGAAGGCGCCGTTGATCGAAGCCGCGGGCCATCGGCATCTCGTGCTGCAGGCCAACCATCCTTCGCCGCTCTCGGCCACGCGGGGTCCTGTGCCCTTCATCGGCTGCGGGCATTTCTCCGCCGCAAGCAGCTGGCTCAAAGGGCAGGGCGTTGAGCTCGGTTGGTCCTTGGATTGA